Proteins co-encoded in one Paracrocinitomix mangrovi genomic window:
- a CDS encoding DEAD/DEAH box helicase: MNTSSNRTQQNKKRVQQSKNRVQQNKPNKKQKSSINPSSLIQAAEELKLSKHETKLLYMDMDLNPRLKTNLNKMGFIKPTEIQEKTYKNLILRQNLIGIANTGTGKTGAFLIPIIHNLLDPNQEQFKSLVIVPTRELALQVEQEFKKLTVGMEFRSSCHIGGTNLKKDINRLKQSNDIFIGTPGRLIDLINRGDFNISQVETLILDEFDRMLDMGFVNDIKKIIGRMKNRKHTMLFSATIDPKQKLLIHEIVSNPITVAVSNGETSSKNVAQDIIRVPVGANKFDMLKKLLAGQSFNKVILFAETKRLADRLSKKLNQSGILSDQIHGNKSQNYRVKALNKFKTGSIKVLVATDVAARGVDIDSVTHVINYQLPLDYDTYIHRIGRTGRAGKTGMAYTFID; this comes from the coding sequence ATGAATACAAGTAGTAATAGAACTCAGCAAAACAAAAAAAGAGTTCAACAGAGTAAAAATAGAGTTCAGCAGAACAAACCAAATAAAAAACAAAAATCATCCATTAATCCTAGTAGTTTAATTCAAGCTGCTGAAGAATTAAAACTCTCAAAACACGAAACTAAATTACTTTACATGGATATGGATTTAAATCCCCGTTTAAAGACCAATTTAAATAAGATGGGTTTTATTAAACCAACAGAAATCCAAGAAAAGACTTATAAAAATTTAATCCTTAGACAAAATTTAATTGGTATTGCTAATACTGGAACGGGAAAAACTGGTGCTTTTTTAATTCCAATTATCCATAATCTATTAGATCCAAATCAAGAGCAATTTAAAAGTTTGGTTATTGTTCCCACTAGAGAACTAGCCTTGCAAGTAGAACAAGAGTTTAAAAAGTTGACTGTTGGAATGGAATTTAGATCTTCTTGTCATATTGGCGGAACAAATTTGAAAAAAGACATCAATAGGTTAAAGCAATCAAATGATATTTTCATTGGAACTCCCGGTAGATTGATTGATTTAATTAATAGAGGAGATTTTAATATATCTCAAGTAGAAACATTGATTTTAGATGAATTTGATCGAATGTTAGACATGGGATTTGTTAATGATATCAAGAAGATTATTGGTCGAATGAAAAATCGAAAGCATACCATGTTGTTTTCGGCTACTATTGATCCAAAACAAAAATTATTGATACATGAAATTGTATCTAATCCAATAACAGTTGCTGTAAGCAATGGAGAAACCAGTAGTAAAAATGTAGCACAAGATATTATCCGAGTTCCTGTCGGAGCCAACAAATTTGACATGCTGAAAAAATTATTGGCCGGACAAAGTTTTAACAAGGTTATTTTGTTTGCAGAAACAAAGAGATTAGCTGATAGGTTGAGTAAAAAACTAAATCAATCAGGAATCTTATCTGACCAAATTCATGGTAATAAATCTCAAAACTATAGAGTGAAGGCTTTAAATAAATTTAAAACAGGTAGCATTAAAGTATTAGTTGCTACAGATGTAGCTGCGAGAGGAGTGGATATTGACAGTGTAACTCACGTTATAAATTACCAGCTTCCACTTGACTATGATACATATATCCATAGAATTGGAAGAACCGGAAGAGCCGGTAAAACGGGGATGGCTTACACTTTTATTGACTAA
- a CDS encoding PEGA domain-containing protein has protein sequence MNKLSLACFFIALILLQSCATTTIITSNVPDAEVYIGGQYKGTTPYRHKDKLPMGVQRKVEIKKEGYETYNTKIGKFDRVNGMAVFTGFVAIVPWLWSGTYKHYYQYELTPNGETNPLKSNFFEQGELFKTKKGYFSIYIGADTSHYLFNQGLVHILDSSMTHTETFDLEIKLRGTPIDAYMENGEKKIILLDEEKKRCTLLNIDSLRRSQYKDLEKVNIRELIVDDEYQYGYYRNKQTNKLICYTKRNLVAYNGMGKKQAKYSVQNRQIIEARILADDRLLVLESGDRGTLYLIVAKGEEMSTIEIDVSSIGKFGTPRLSVNEETGKAYVSGLKIDKEKKDIFINNAFVSTIDLGDFKELNFKKFNLKSPHQDEFLINKGVISDAENEILCVEKQGMIVTTTTSTSGGSSSTSTSSKMVTGNMALINFSSKEAKIKWIEKGISSSYHMPKLTCEFIIKNGKVYCFYNNMVNGRTFQVQSVFDTDLNYLSVNYRDNYKEDGALFHPIRSSETENGDLIFVMQYKKKLGITRATLD, from the coding sequence ATGAATAAGTTATCACTGGCTTGCTTTTTTATTGCATTGATATTACTCCAATCATGCGCTACAACAACGATTATCACTTCAAATGTACCGGATGCTGAAGTGTACATTGGTGGACAATACAAAGGAACTACTCCTTATCGTCATAAAGACAAACTCCCAATGGGCGTTCAAAGAAAAGTAGAGATCAAAAAAGAAGGATATGAAACTTACAATACAAAAATTGGAAAGTTTGACAGGGTAAATGGAATGGCTGTATTTACAGGATTTGTAGCCATAGTACCCTGGTTGTGGTCAGGAACCTACAAGCACTATTATCAGTACGAATTAACTCCAAATGGAGAAACGAATCCTTTAAAATCCAATTTCTTTGAGCAGGGTGAGCTTTTCAAAACCAAAAAGGGATATTTCTCCATTTACATAGGTGCTGATACTTCTCATTATCTCTTTAATCAAGGGCTTGTTCATATTTTGGACAGTAGCATGACGCACACTGAGACTTTTGACTTAGAAATAAAGTTAAGAGGAACGCCAATTGATGCCTATATGGAAAATGGTGAAAAAAAGATCATTTTACTGGATGAAGAAAAGAAAAGATGTACCCTGTTAAATATTGATTCTTTGAGAAGATCACAATACAAAGATCTAGAGAAAGTGAATATCCGTGAGTTAATTGTAGATGACGAATATCAATATGGTTATTATAGAAACAAACAAACCAATAAACTGATTTGCTATACAAAAAGAAACCTAGTAGCCTATAATGGAATGGGGAAGAAACAAGCAAAGTATTCAGTTCAAAACAGACAGATAATTGAAGCTAGAATTTTGGCAGATGACAGATTACTCGTACTTGAATCCGGAGATAGAGGAACCTTGTATCTTATTGTTGCTAAAGGGGAGGAGATGAGTACTATTGAAATTGATGTTTCCAGTATTGGAAAGTTCGGAACTCCTAGATTATCCGTAAACGAAGAAACAGGCAAAGCCTATGTTTCTGGACTAAAAATAGACAAGGAAAAGAAAGATATTTTCATCAACAATGCCTTTGTGTCTACCATTGATCTTGGAGATTTTAAGGAACTAAACTTTAAGAAATTCAATTTAAAATCACCACATCAGGATGAATTTTTGATCAATAAAGGGGTGATTTCAGATGCCGAAAATGAGATTCTTTGTGTAGAAAAACAAGGTATGATAGTAACGACAACTACTTCAACTTCAGGAGGTAGCAGCAGCACAAGTACTTCATCTAAAATGGTAACAGGCAACATGGCTTTGATTAACTTTTCAAGTAAAGAAGCAAAGATTAAATGGATTGAAAAAGGAATTTCATCTTCTTATCATATGCCTAAATTGACTTGTGAATTTATCATTAAAAATGGCAAAGTTTACTGTTTTTACAACAACATGGTGAACGGTAGAACTTTCCAGGTACAGTCAGTGTTTGACACAGATTTGAATTACTTATCAGTCAACTACAGAGACAACTATAAAGAAGATGGTGCTTTATTTCATCCAATAAGATCAAGCGAAACAGAAAATGGCGACCTAATATTCGTTATGCAATACAAAAAAAAGCTTGGTATCACTAGAGCTACACTTGATTAG
- a CDS encoding cold-shock protein produces the protein MKEGTVKFFNQEKGFGFIVPADGGKEIFVHSSGLNDVINENDKVQYEEADGRKGINAVNVTVIKD, from the coding sequence ATGAAAGAAGGGACAGTTAAATTTTTCAATCAGGAAAAAGGATTTGGTTTTATCGTACCTGCAGATGGTGGTAAAGAAATCTTTGTTCACTCAAGCGGTTTGAATGATGTTATTAATGAAAATGACAAAGTTCAATATGAAGAAGCTGATGGAAGAAAAGGTATCAACGCAGTTAACGTAACTGTAATAAAAGACTAA
- a CDS encoding DUF6134 family protein, with protein MKGLFLVFLTFVVIQSGYAKTSEYTILSKENEYLGTLKVNSSKQDGIEEIYVESEITIKKIFTVMVSYTLQSKFKGKKLLSNEITTYMNKKVHEKMSTFKKESKYIFTKNTKQKDVKDFNFCESMMYFNEPIGVSTLYSEFDGVFKPTSYIAKDSCYALTNPINKNVSKYYYKDGILRKAIVKSALATLYLYLKLDK; from the coding sequence ATGAAGGGTTTGTTTTTAGTGTTTTTGACATTTGTAGTCATTCAAAGTGGCTATGCAAAAACCTCTGAATATACCATTCTATCTAAGGAAAATGAATATTTAGGCACACTCAAAGTGAATAGTTCAAAGCAGGATGGTATTGAAGAAATATATGTAGAAAGTGAAATTACGATCAAGAAGATTTTTACCGTAATGGTATCCTATACTCTTCAAAGTAAATTCAAAGGAAAAAAATTACTTTCCAATGAAATAACCACATACATGAATAAAAAGGTTCATGAAAAAATGTCAACCTTCAAAAAGGAATCAAAATACATCTTTACCAAAAACACAAAACAAAAGGACGTCAAAGACTTCAATTTCTGTGAATCAATGATGTATTTCAACGAACCCATTGGAGTTTCAACACTATACTCAGAGTTTGATGGTGTATTTAAACCTACATCTTACATAGCCAAAGACAGTTGCTATGCTCTCACTAATCCAATCAATAAAAATGTAAGTAAATATTACTACAAGGATGGGATTTTAAGAAAAGCAATAGTCAAAAGTGCTTTAGCTACTTTGTATCTTTATTTAAAACTTGATAAGTAG